One segment of Arcanobacterium phocae DNA contains the following:
- a CDS encoding acetate/propionate family kinase, which produces MTVLVINSGSSSIKYQLVNPETGESIASGLVERIGEPEGHIEHNYNGTTTDINEPVPDHGVGLREVIRLFNEVGPNLDEAGIKAVGHRVVQGGKHFDKAAVIDDRVEGLIEELIPLGPLHNPAHLKGIKVARELFDVPNVAVFDTAFFQHLPAEAATYAIDREVAEKYQIRRYGAHGTSHQFISRKVTEMLGRDDLKQIVLHLGNGASVSAVVNGEAVDTSMGLTPLEGLVMGTRTGDIDPAAVFHLARQAGMSIDELDTLFNKQSGLKGLTGSNDMRSVWEMAHEGNENAIEALEVYIHRLLKYVGSYTAVMGGLDVLTFTAGVGENSWETRKMLLDRLAPFGVKYDADKNMVRSKEPRVISTPDSAVTVLVVPTNEELSIAQQAMEVI; this is translated from the coding sequence ATGACAGTTCTTGTTATCAACTCTGGTTCCTCGTCAATTAAATATCAGCTCGTGAATCCAGAAACCGGCGAATCCATCGCTTCTGGCCTTGTTGAGCGTATTGGCGAACCAGAAGGTCACATCGAGCACAACTACAACGGCACCACAACTGACATCAACGAGCCAGTGCCAGACCACGGTGTTGGCTTGCGTGAAGTTATCCGGTTGTTCAACGAAGTTGGCCCGAACCTTGACGAAGCCGGAATCAAGGCAGTTGGCCACCGCGTCGTTCAAGGCGGAAAGCACTTCGATAAGGCTGCCGTCATTGATGATCGCGTGGAAGGTTTGATCGAAGAGCTCATTCCGCTTGGACCACTCCACAACCCAGCCCACTTGAAGGGTATCAAGGTTGCGCGTGAACTATTCGACGTGCCAAACGTCGCCGTTTTCGATACTGCGTTCTTCCAGCACTTGCCAGCCGAAGCCGCCACCTACGCTATTGACCGTGAAGTTGCCGAAAAGTATCAAATTCGCCGTTATGGCGCACACGGCACCTCCCACCAGTTTATCTCTCGTAAAGTGACGGAGATGCTGGGCCGCGACGATCTCAAGCAGATCGTTTTGCACTTGGGTAACGGTGCCTCAGTTTCGGCCGTAGTAAACGGTGAAGCTGTAGACACCTCGATGGGCTTGACCCCACTCGAAGGTCTAGTCATGGGTACTCGTACTGGTGACATTGATCCAGCAGCGGTATTCCATCTTGCTCGTCAGGCTGGTATGTCCATCGACGAACTCGACACCCTGTTCAACAAGCAGTCAGGCTTGAAGGGCCTGACCGGTTCGAACGATATGCGCTCGGTTTGGGAGATGGCTCATGAGGGCAACGAGAACGCAATCGAAGCACTCGAAGTCTACATTCACCGGTTACTGAAGTACGTTGGCTCTTACACCGCAGTGATGGGTGGCTTGGATGTGCTCACCTTCACCGCTGGCGTGGGCGAAAATTCGTGGGAGACCCGCAAGATGCTGCTCGATCGGTTGGCACCATTCGGCGTCAAGTACGACGCCGATAAGAACATGGTTCGCTCGAAGGAACCGCGCGTAATTTCGACTCCAGATTCGGCAGTTACCGTGCTTGTTGTTCCAACCAACGAAGAGCTCTCGATTGCTCAGCAAGCTATGGAAGTGATCTGA
- a CDS encoding GNAT family N-acetyltransferase, whose product MAVDLVTDVTPELEAAFGRLIGQLSRSAKPMNGEQIEGFLAQDCVDLLVFRGDDGAGEAGEAPILGMLTLVTFEIPTGWRAWVEDVVVDEAARGKGVGASLVTTAIELAKKRGAKTVDLTSRPSREAANRLYQRAGFELRETNVYRVTNTR is encoded by the coding sequence ATGGCAGTAGATCTCGTCACTGACGTCACCCCAGAGCTAGAAGCCGCATTCGGCCGGTTGATTGGTCAGCTTTCGCGTTCGGCTAAGCCAATGAACGGCGAACAAATCGAGGGCTTTTTGGCACAGGACTGCGTTGATTTGCTGGTTTTCCGGGGCGACGACGGCGCTGGCGAAGCTGGCGAAGCACCGATTCTCGGTATGCTGACGCTTGTCACATTCGAGATTCCAACCGGGTGGCGCGCCTGGGTGGAAGACGTGGTTGTTGATGAGGCAGCCCGCGGCAAGGGCGTTGGCGCGTCACTAGTTACTACCGCTATTGAGTTGGCGAAGAAACGAGGTGCAAAGACGGTTGATCTGACCTCTCGCCCATCGCGCGAGGCAGCTAACCGGTTGTATCAACGAGCCGGTTTTGAGCTACGCGAAACCAACGTGTATCGGGTGACAAATACCCGATAA